From one Halosimplex rubrum genomic stretch:
- the cas6 gene encoding CRISPR-associated endoribonuclease Cas6 → MRLLTELSARADAAFTNDHHPKICGRIWSALDGTDYDERHESDEPPGFSYSLVFPPRDMREGDDRYLLVASPDEELLAHVAEDLQDERELNVGEMPFRVEDVTALDPDVGEPGTSGTLESGTGVLVRIPPWQRERYDIDGGHGDSATFWRPEHTMEPFRTQIRANLDRKHGLFAPEYLPGPSDCDGELFDGYDLLKTYALPVEVTEGQRMTYVLSKWKLNYTVRDDDHRRHLNLALDCGIGERNALGFGFLNLQEDDAGR, encoded by the coding sequence ATGCGCCTGCTGACGGAGCTGTCCGCGCGAGCGGACGCGGCGTTCACGAACGACCACCACCCGAAGATCTGCGGGCGGATCTGGAGCGCACTGGACGGGACCGACTACGACGAGCGTCACGAGAGCGACGAGCCGCCGGGATTCTCGTATTCGCTCGTCTTCCCGCCGCGGGACATGCGCGAGGGCGACGACCGCTATCTGCTCGTCGCCTCGCCCGACGAGGAACTGCTCGCGCACGTCGCGGAGGACCTGCAGGACGAGCGCGAACTCAACGTCGGCGAGATGCCGTTCCGCGTCGAGGACGTGACGGCGCTGGACCCCGACGTGGGCGAACCCGGGACGAGCGGGACGCTCGAATCCGGGACGGGCGTGCTCGTCCGCATCCCGCCGTGGCAGCGCGAGCGCTACGACATCGACGGCGGCCACGGCGATTCGGCGACGTTCTGGCGGCCCGAGCACACGATGGAGCCGTTCCGCACGCAGATCCGGGCGAACCTCGACCGCAAACACGGCCTGTTCGCGCCGGAGTACCTCCCCGGTCCGAGCGACTGCGACGGCGAGTTGTTCGACGGCTACGACCTGCTGAAGACGTACGCGCTCCCGGTCGAGGTGACCGAGGGCCAGCGGATGACCTACGTCCTCAGTAAATGGAAATTGAACTACACAGTCCGAGACGACGACCACCGGCGCCACCTGAATCTCGCGCTCGACTGCGGGATCGGAGAGCGCAACGCGCTCGGATTCGGGTTTCTGAACCTTCAGGAGGACGATGCTGGACGCTGA
- a CDS encoding class 1 fructose-bisphosphatase has product MSQQLPPSADWIGHPTVDAVFDVVRDTASEVREALPERRAYVEGHNPSGEKVRAADEYADELFCERLLALESVGSYASEERESARTADDGGEFHLALDPLDGSSNLTSNNPMGTIVSVYDEPVPTTGDHLVAAAFVLYGPNTTMVVSDGDSVDEYLIEAGAAEGSGEDDDGRKLLREGLTLPDDPTVYAFGGRRPDWTDDVTEAVEALEDDRLKLRYGGAFIADVMQVLTHGGVFAYPELADTPEGKLRYCFECAPVGFVVEAAGGRVSDGYGDLFETDPDRLHERSPVYLGNEELVDRIEAKLS; this is encoded by the coding sequence ATGAGCCAGCAACTCCCGCCCTCGGCCGACTGGATCGGACACCCGACCGTCGACGCGGTCTTCGACGTGGTCCGCGACACCGCCAGCGAGGTCCGCGAGGCGCTGCCCGAGCGCCGCGCGTACGTCGAGGGGCACAACCCCAGCGGCGAGAAGGTCCGCGCCGCCGACGAGTACGCCGACGAGCTGTTCTGCGAGCGCCTGCTCGCGCTCGAGTCCGTCGGGAGCTACGCCTCCGAGGAACGGGAGTCCGCGCGGACCGCCGACGACGGCGGCGAGTTCCACCTCGCGCTCGATCCACTGGACGGTTCCTCGAACCTCACGTCGAACAACCCGATGGGCACCATCGTCAGCGTCTACGACGAGCCCGTGCCGACCACCGGCGACCACCTCGTCGCCGCCGCGTTCGTCCTCTACGGGCCCAACACCACGATGGTCGTCTCCGACGGGGACAGCGTCGACGAGTACCTCATCGAGGCGGGAGCCGCGGAGGGTAGCGGCGAGGACGACGACGGCCGCAAACTCCTCCGCGAGGGCCTCACGCTGCCCGACGACCCGACGGTCTACGCCTTCGGCGGCCGCCGCCCGGACTGGACCGACGACGTGACCGAGGCGGTCGAGGCCCTGGAGGACGACCGACTGAAACTCCGCTACGGCGGCGCGTTCATCGCCGACGTGATGCAGGTGCTCACCCACGGCGGCGTCTTCGCCTACCCCGAACTGGCGGATACGCCCGAGGGCAAGCTCCGCTACTGCTTCGAGTGCGCTCCCGTCGGGTTCGTCGTCGAGGCCGCCGGCGGTCGCGTCTCCGACGGCTACGGCGACCTCTTCGAGACCGACCCCGACCGGCTCCACGAGCGCAGTCCCGTCTACCTGGGGAACGAGGAACTGGTCGACCGGATCGAAGCGAAGCTGTCGTAG
- the cas7b gene encoding type I-B CRISPR-associated protein Cas7/Csh2 — translation MSDETTVEHRSEIVFLYDAVDANPNGNPLSGANRPRKDPVTDQAIVTDVRLKRYLRDQLEADGHGVYITSSRDDGYAKTREQMLKDSLGVTDPEDVGEDAFDGFLDNAVDARYFGATLSIDTDDDGIIAAVEDQLPDHLTGPVQFSPGKSLHPVVENEEYNSLTSVIGTQDEKQQGGFDLDDHRIKYALIGFHGLVDEHAAEDTNLTESDVRRLDTLCWRAVKNQTITRSKVGQEPRLYLRVEYADERFHVGGLTHYLDTAGDESDARAYRNVRDVTLDATDLLDRLADHAEHVERVHIVADGALDVVAGGEPIDLPAALSDRLGSDRVREVDVYDESEATRP, via the coding sequence ATGAGTGACGAGACCACCGTCGAGCACCGATCCGAGATCGTCTTCCTGTACGACGCCGTCGACGCCAATCCGAACGGCAACCCCCTCAGCGGAGCGAACCGACCGCGGAAGGACCCCGTGACCGACCAGGCGATCGTCACGGACGTGCGCCTGAAGCGGTACCTCCGCGACCAGCTGGAAGCGGACGGCCACGGCGTCTACATCACGAGCAGCCGCGACGACGGCTACGCGAAGACCCGCGAGCAGATGCTGAAAGACTCCCTCGGTGTCACCGACCCCGAAGACGTGGGCGAGGACGCGTTCGACGGCTTCCTCGACAACGCCGTCGACGCCCGCTATTTCGGCGCGACGCTGAGCATCGACACCGACGACGACGGGATCATCGCCGCCGTCGAGGACCAACTGCCCGACCACCTCACGGGGCCGGTGCAGTTCTCGCCGGGCAAGAGCCTCCATCCGGTCGTCGAGAACGAGGAGTACAACAGCCTCACGAGCGTCATCGGGACCCAGGACGAGAAACAGCAGGGCGGGTTCGACCTCGACGACCACCGGATCAAGTACGCGCTCATCGGCTTTCACGGACTGGTCGACGAGCACGCGGCCGAGGACACGAACCTCACCGAGTCGGACGTTCGTCGGCTCGACACACTCTGCTGGCGTGCCGTCAAGAACCAGACGATCACCCGGAGCAAGGTCGGACAGGAGCCGCGGCTCTACCTCCGCGTCGAGTACGCCGACGAGCGGTTCCACGTCGGCGGACTGACTCACTACCTCGACACGGCCGGCGACGAGTCGGACGCGCGGGCGTACCGGAACGTTCGCGACGTGACCCTCGACGCGACCGACCTGCTCGACAGGCTCGCCGACCACGCCGAGCACGTCGAACGCGTCCACATCGTCGCCGACGGCGCGCTCGACGTCGTGGCCGGCGGCGAGCCGATCGACCTCCCCGCGGCGCTGTCCGACCGACTCGGCTCCGATCGGGTCCGCGAGGTAGACGTGTACGACGAGTCCGAGGCGACGCGGCCCTGA
- a CDS encoding class I fructose-bisphosphate aldolase, with protein sequence MRPIADAPVTRDGKVLVLAYDHGIEHGPVDFDPQPESADPEHVFDVATHPAVTSLAVGKGVAEAYYPSYEDDVSLLAKLNGTSNLWMGEPDSAVNCSVEYAAEELGAEAVGFTVYPGVNGEVEMFEEFREVQEKAREYDLPVVMWSYARGQAVKNDTGEETIAYAARLGLELGADIAKVKYPGSQEAMETVTRMAGPTKVLMSGGSKTSDREFLESVKSVIDAGGAGLAVGRNVWQRENPRRILDALEEVIYEEASVDEALDAAAPKP encoded by the coding sequence ATGCGACCCATCGCAGACGCTCCGGTCACGCGGGACGGGAAGGTACTCGTTTTGGCGTACGACCACGGTATCGAGCACGGGCCGGTGGACTTCGACCCCCAGCCCGAGAGCGCGGACCCGGAACACGTCTTCGATGTGGCCACACACCCCGCGGTCACCTCCCTCGCGGTCGGCAAGGGCGTCGCGGAGGCCTACTACCCCTCCTACGAGGACGACGTGTCGCTGCTCGCCAAGCTCAACGGCACTTCCAATCTCTGGATGGGCGAACCCGACAGCGCGGTCAACTGCTCGGTCGAGTACGCCGCCGAGGAGCTGGGCGCCGAGGCCGTCGGCTTCACCGTCTACCCCGGCGTCAACGGCGAGGTGGAGATGTTCGAGGAGTTCCGCGAGGTCCAGGAGAAAGCCCGCGAGTACGACCTCCCGGTCGTGATGTGGTCGTACGCCCGCGGCCAGGCCGTCAAGAACGACACGGGCGAGGAGACCATCGCCTACGCCGCCCGGCTGGGGCTGGAACTCGGCGCGGACATTGCCAAGGTCAAGTACCCCGGCAGCCAGGAGGCCATGGAGACGGTCACCCGGATGGCCGGCCCGACGAAGGTGCTGATGTCGGGCGGCTCCAAGACGAGCGACCGCGAGTTCTTGGAGAGCGTCAAGAGCGTCATCGACGCCGGCGGCGCCGGCCTCGCCGTCGGCCGCAACGTCTGGCAGCGCGAGAACCCCCGGCGCATCCTCGACGCGCTCGAGGAAGTCATCTACGAGGAAGCCTCCGTCGACGAGGCCCTCGACGCGGCAGCACCCAAACCATGA
- a CDS encoding nucleoside hydrolase yields MRRVIVDTDTAGDDTQALALSVLTDRLSVEAVTVVAGNAPFDRQVENAKYTLSLVDSTDVPVYEGARSPLVKSHEHATEIHGEGGLGGDLFPETGVDSAEGFAPEEIVARCREEPGEITLLCIGPLTNLALAHAREEDLPALVDEVWVMGGAVERRGNVTPAAEFNVWADPDAAKRVLDAFDVTLVDWGLCLRTALGPDTLAAIDAIDTDLADFFREVTKVVRDRGEAAGLDGITQPDGLTAALLAYPELRERVGSYAVAVDEREGLTRGYTSVDFEGVTGEPADTRVVEAADAERFAAVMLGMLREREPDGVFE; encoded by the coding sequence ATGCGACGCGTCATCGTGGACACGGACACGGCCGGCGACGACACGCAGGCGCTGGCGCTGTCGGTGTTGACCGACCGGCTGTCCGTCGAGGCCGTCACGGTCGTCGCCGGCAACGCCCCCTTCGACCGGCAGGTCGAGAACGCCAAGTACACGCTCTCGCTCGTCGATTCGACCGACGTTCCCGTCTACGAGGGCGCCCGCTCGCCGCTGGTCAAGTCCCACGAACACGCCACCGAGATCCACGGCGAGGGCGGCCTCGGCGGCGATCTCTTCCCCGAGACCGGCGTCGACTCCGCCGAGGGGTTCGCGCCCGAGGAGATCGTCGCCCGCTGTCGCGAGGAACCGGGCGAGATCACCCTGCTCTGTATCGGCCCGCTCACGAACCTCGCGCTCGCGCACGCCCGCGAAGAAGATCTTCCGGCCCTCGTCGACGAGGTGTGGGTGATGGGCGGCGCGGTCGAGCGCCGGGGGAACGTCACGCCCGCCGCGGAGTTCAACGTCTGGGCCGACCCCGACGCCGCGAAACGCGTCCTCGACGCCTTCGACGTGACGCTCGTCGACTGGGGACTCTGTCTGCGGACCGCGCTCGGCCCCGACACGCTGGCGGCGATCGACGCCATCGACACCGACCTCGCCGACTTCTTCCGCGAAGTGACGAAAGTCGTCCGCGACCGCGGCGAAGCCGCAGGTCTCGACGGCATCACCCAGCCCGACGGCCTGACCGCGGCGCTACTCGCGTATCCGGAACTCCGCGAGCGCGTCGGATCGTACGCCGTCGCGGTGGACGAACGCGAGGGGCTCACCCGTGGCTACACCAGCGTCGACTTCGAGGGGGTGACCGGCGAACCGGCCGATACGCGGGTGGTCGAAGCTGCCGATGCCGAGCGGTTCGCCGCGGTGATGCTGGGGATGTTGCGGGAGCGTGAGCCCGACGGCGTCTTCGAGTGA
- a CDS encoding 3-hydroxyacyl-CoA dehydrogenase family protein, which translates to MRELDAIDTVGVVGAGTMGSGIAQVATQSGYEVVLRDVEDALVEGGIEDLTDGLDRLVEKGTVSEDEAETMRGRVTGTTDLADLADADLVIEAVVEDVDVKRDVFADLDDVTDDDVTLATNTSTLSITTIAAATDRPANVVGLHFMNPVPVMTGVEVVVGEKTDPAVVEFAHEFAAALGKETWEADDKPGFVTNRILMPWINEGIRAYDEGVAAKADIDRGMELGTNVPMGPLELADHIGLDVCLHATETLHEELGDRYKPAYLLARKVEAGDLGKKTGRGFYEYD; encoded by the coding sequence ATGCGCGAACTCGATGCCATCGACACCGTCGGCGTCGTCGGCGCCGGCACCATGGGGAGCGGTATCGCGCAGGTCGCCACGCAGTCGGGCTACGAGGTCGTCCTGCGCGACGTGGAAGACGCCCTCGTCGAAGGGGGGATCGAGGACCTGACGGACGGACTCGATCGGCTCGTCGAGAAGGGGACCGTCTCGGAGGACGAGGCCGAGACGATGCGCGGGCGCGTGACGGGAACGACGGACCTGGCCGACCTCGCCGACGCGGATCTGGTGATCGAGGCCGTCGTCGAGGACGTCGACGTCAAACGGGACGTGTTCGCCGACCTCGACGACGTGACCGACGACGACGTGACCCTCGCCACGAACACCAGCACGCTCTCGATCACGACCATCGCCGCCGCAACCGACCGCCCCGCGAACGTCGTCGGCCTGCACTTCATGAACCCCGTCCCGGTGATGACGGGCGTCGAAGTCGTCGTCGGCGAGAAGACCGACCCCGCGGTGGTGGAGTTCGCTCACGAGTTCGCCGCGGCGCTGGGCAAGGAGACCTGGGAGGCAGACGACAAGCCCGGCTTCGTGACCAACCGGATCCTCATGCCGTGGATCAACGAGGGGATCCGCGCCTACGACGAGGGCGTCGCCGCGAAGGCCGACATCGACCGCGGGATGGAACTCGGGACGAACGTCCCGATGGGTCCCCTGGAGTTGGCCGACCACATCGGCCTCGACGTGTGTCTGCACGCCACCGAGACGCTCCACGAGGAGCTGGGCGACCGCTACAAACCCGCCTACCTCCTCGCGCGCAAGGTCGAGGCCGGCGACCTCGGGAAGAAGACCGGCCGAGGGTTCTACGAGTACGATTGA
- a CDS encoding TM1802 family CRISPR-associated protein: MLDAEALRNLDDGTIDAALPDRPVTSVRDLQSLYGRLYALGRGLTGEYGPFLSPDAAADLVGEERLVVVRVELADDEVALADDPVRVVPYVEERSGPTGDGLVPDLSHVAHAKFEAARGVDHSITHLSGQTNGPEKHADHAVERFTRWPSEDAVREEASDHDDGWLLDALDELGGDDDAMERVAEAVAEVTREGQYLHTVAFGFEGDAVATTDRFDADATWHLPGEVEVLQEAMVRRKTTKFRAKNEAEDASGDGTCYVGDTDEEVYGVVDDPLKWYLSKQMERFPRFDPDQSWRTQGLGREAAIAAQNATTFLDACAEPAPGVSAFYFPYFERTPTVGDADELYSTLVRQTEGIDENAVASLYDDLQDEPGEPAEDLRFVLMVVEKYQKDRWRLLAFEPNGTVHYGLELAEKHQDALNSPLFGEDGPLPVREEFALLAPGRNRLEWLNVVTGVGYFARTCAPPDDDDEPSSDDLRFRATADVVGGHRIEAASLLSAYVDRIAERFDPDDDFPFPGTAVAEQHAQLTALANGDLLATDADTDYTVDTTMTETTTDDGGEPSRTERLDEFIERHDALADGERQGVFALGALVGRISRYQRSKNRSMTAVTRHPIDKISRHNVTQVATEVIDANVVYSEEEGYNGTMYAELMDEVVDGLLDRDPDDWDLDTADLRYHYAMGIAYGLNDRSTSEYDNE; this comes from the coding sequence ATGCTGGACGCTGAAGCGCTCCGGAATCTGGACGACGGAACTATCGACGCGGCGCTTCCGGACCGGCCGGTCACGTCGGTTCGAGACCTGCAGTCGCTGTACGGGCGGCTGTACGCGCTCGGTCGCGGCCTGACCGGCGAGTACGGTCCGTTCCTGTCGCCGGACGCCGCGGCGGACTTGGTCGGAGAGGAACGGCTCGTCGTCGTCCGCGTCGAACTCGCGGACGACGAGGTGGCGCTCGCCGACGACCCGGTTCGAGTCGTCCCCTACGTCGAGGAGCGGTCGGGTCCGACGGGTGACGGACTCGTTCCGGACCTGTCCCACGTCGCGCACGCGAAGTTCGAGGCCGCCCGCGGGGTCGACCACAGTATCACGCACCTCTCGGGGCAGACCAACGGTCCCGAGAAGCACGCCGACCACGCGGTCGAGCGGTTCACCCGCTGGCCGAGCGAGGACGCCGTGCGCGAGGAAGCGAGCGACCACGACGACGGCTGGCTGCTCGACGCGCTCGACGAACTCGGAGGGGACGACGACGCGATGGAGCGAGTCGCCGAGGCGGTCGCGGAGGTGACCCGGGAGGGCCAGTACCTCCACACCGTCGCGTTCGGATTCGAGGGCGACGCCGTCGCGACGACCGACCGGTTCGACGCCGACGCGACGTGGCACTTGCCCGGGGAGGTCGAAGTCCTCCAGGAGGCGATGGTTCGCCGCAAGACGACGAAGTTCCGCGCGAAGAACGAGGCCGAGGACGCCAGCGGTGACGGCACCTGTTACGTCGGCGATACCGACGAGGAAGTGTACGGCGTCGTCGACGACCCGCTGAAGTGGTACCTCTCCAAGCAGATGGAGCGGTTCCCGCGGTTCGACCCCGACCAGTCGTGGCGGACGCAGGGGTTGGGCCGCGAGGCGGCCATCGCCGCCCAGAACGCGACGACGTTCCTCGACGCCTGTGCGGAACCGGCGCCCGGTGTGTCGGCGTTCTACTTCCCGTACTTCGAGCGAACACCGACCGTCGGGGACGCAGACGAACTGTACTCGACGCTCGTCAGGCAGACGGAGGGGATCGACGAGAACGCCGTCGCGTCGCTGTACGACGACCTACAGGACGAACCGGGTGAGCCGGCCGAGGACCTCCGCTTCGTTCTCATGGTCGTCGAGAAGTACCAGAAAGACCGGTGGCGACTCCTGGCGTTCGAGCCGAACGGGACGGTCCACTACGGGCTGGAACTCGCAGAGAAGCACCAGGACGCCCTGAACAGTCCACTGTTCGGTGAGGACGGTCCACTGCCGGTCCGCGAGGAGTTCGCCCTGCTCGCACCGGGACGGAATCGCTTGGAGTGGCTGAACGTCGTCACCGGCGTCGGCTACTTCGCGCGGACCTGCGCGCCGCCGGACGACGACGACGAACCGAGCAGCGACGACCTCCGGTTCCGCGCGACCGCGGACGTGGTCGGTGGCCACCGGATCGAGGCGGCGTCGTTGCTCTCGGCGTACGTCGACCGCATCGCGGAGCGGTTCGACCCAGACGACGACTTCCCGTTCCCGGGGACGGCCGTCGCCGAGCAACACGCTCAGCTCACCGCGCTCGCCAACGGCGACCTGTTGGCGACCGACGCGGACACCGACTACACCGTAGACACCACGATGACAGAGACAACGACGGACGACGGCGGAGAACCGAGCCGAACCGAGCGGCTGGACGAGTTCATCGAGCGCCACGACGCGCTGGCCGACGGGGAGCGTCAGGGGGTGTTCGCCCTCGGCGCGCTCGTCGGCCGGATCAGCCGGTACCAGCGGAGCAAAAACCGGAGCATGACCGCCGTCACGCGCCATCCGATCGACAAGATCAGTCGCCACAACGTCACGCAGGTGGCGACCGAGGTGATCGACGCGAACGTCGTCTACTCCGAGGAGGAGGGGTACAACGGGACGATGTACGCGGAACTGATGGACGAAGTCGTCGACGGGTTGCTCGACCGCGACCCGGACGACTGGGACCTGGACACCGCCGACCTCCGGTATCACTACGCGATGGGCATCGCCTACGGACTGAACGACCGCAGCACTTCCGAGTACGACAATGAGTGA
- the cas5b gene encoding type I-B CRISPR-associated protein Cas5b translates to MQTELTEHETAEQSDGESRERSARTPPDRCLSLTVEGPWGHFRRVDGNTIKATYRLPPRTTVAGLLAAVAGYERDGYYDVFDRDRSGIAVQPVASGDDASETASIPRTMNLPENSLTTSNEGMKAVNARGKVSVRYPDPQADRQRVNYEVLVEPAYRLDVWLADDAAYDRLHDRLADGRSEYVPSLGLSEFLASVTFHGEFSPEQLSESDDPVAVESALPAPDGIVPSSDHPHGTERSPGDMTTTERSGEFTGRKTTEYLRWAYSRDGTALKATGVDAMRVDGRTVVFS, encoded by the coding sequence ATGCAGACGGAATTGACCGAACACGAGACGGCGGAGCAGTCGGACGGAGAGTCGCGCGAGCGGTCGGCACGGACGCCACCCGACCGGTGTCTGTCGCTGACCGTCGAGGGTCCGTGGGGCCACTTCCGCCGCGTCGACGGGAACACGATCAAGGCGACCTACCGGCTTCCGCCGCGGACGACGGTCGCCGGACTGCTCGCGGCCGTCGCGGGCTACGAGCGCGACGGCTACTACGACGTGTTCGACCGCGACCGGTCGGGCATCGCCGTCCAGCCCGTCGCCTCGGGCGACGACGCGAGCGAGACGGCGTCGATCCCGCGAACGATGAACCTGCCGGAGAACAGCCTGACGACCTCGAACGAGGGGATGAAGGCCGTCAACGCTCGGGGGAAAGTGAGCGTCCGCTATCCGGACCCCCAGGCCGATCGCCAGCGCGTCAACTACGAGGTGCTGGTCGAACCCGCCTACCGGCTCGATGTCTGGCTGGCGGACGACGCGGCCTACGACCGGCTTCACGACCGACTCGCGGACGGTCGCTCCGAGTACGTCCCGTCGCTCGGGCTCTCGGAGTTCCTCGCTTCGGTGACCTTCCACGGGGAGTTCTCTCCCGAGCAGTTGTCCGAAAGCGACGACCCCGTCGCCGTCGAGTCGGCGTTGCCCGCCCCCGACGGTATCGTTCCCTCGTCCGACCATCCGCACGGGACCGAGCGCTCGCCCGGAGACATGACGACGACCGAGCGCTCCGGGGAGTTCACCGGCCGGAAGACGACGGAGTATCTCCGCTGGGCGTACAGTCGCGATGGGACGGCGCTGAAAGCGACCGGCGTCGACGCGATGCGCGTCGACGGACGAACGGTGGTGTTCTCGTGA
- a CDS encoding acyl-CoA carboxylase subunit beta — MRVRIAQDASVEEAEAIASALERTVPGDGRVEVYVGDADEPAVVHESDGDGAAGSVSGGGEPSGATPAEDLGPTARERALREEIADIRRGGPEKYRRRLAEQGKLFVRDRLELWFGDTDPVPGEASGADYDRTADPSGLRFEDGTFANFDAWHPDSPETDGAEDSDGSAGDGDRLPADGLITGAAAFAGRDVHFMANDFTVKAGSMAEHGVEKFLRMQQRALKTARPVLYLMDSSGGRIDRQTGFFANREGIGKYYYNHSMLSGRVPQICVLYGPCIAGAAYTPVFADFTVMVRDMSAMAIASPRMVEMVTGEEIDLDELGGPDVHARHSGSADLVAEDEHHARDLVAQLVSYLPDNSDEKPPQTEGRPPAKSPEGIDGVVPEKPNRGYDMERLIERVVDGDSFFELQPEFGPEILTGFARIDGRPVGVVANQPAQRAGAIFPDAARKAAEFVWKCDAFEVPLLYLCDTPGFMAGSGVEKEGILEAGKKMIYATSAATVPKQCVVVRKAYGAGIYAMSGPAYDPESTVGLPSGEIAIMGPEAAINAVYANKLDDIDDPEERERRERELREAYREDIDVHRMASEVVIDEIVPPSDLREELAARFAFYESVEKERPDKKHGTVL; from the coding sequence ATGCGAGTTCGAATCGCCCAGGACGCGAGCGTCGAGGAGGCCGAAGCGATCGCCTCGGCGCTCGAACGGACGGTCCCGGGGGACGGTCGCGTGGAGGTGTACGTCGGCGACGCCGACGAGCCGGCCGTCGTCCACGAGTCCGACGGAGACGGGGCCGCTGGTAGCGTCTCCGGTGGCGGCGAGCCGTCGGGAGCCACGCCGGCGGAGGACCTCGGGCCGACCGCCCGCGAGCGGGCCCTCCGCGAGGAGATCGCGGACATCCGGCGGGGCGGCCCGGAGAAGTACCGCCGGCGCCTGGCCGAGCAGGGGAAGCTGTTCGTCCGCGACCGACTGGAACTGTGGTTCGGCGACACCGACCCGGTACCCGGCGAGGCGTCCGGTGCCGACTACGACCGGACCGCCGACCCCTCGGGGCTGCGGTTCGAGGACGGCACGTTCGCCAACTTCGACGCGTGGCACCCCGACTCGCCCGAGACCGACGGTGCGGAGGACTCGGACGGCTCTGCGGGGGACGGCGACCGACTGCCCGCGGACGGCCTCATCACCGGCGCCGCGGCGTTCGCGGGGCGGGACGTACACTTCATGGCCAACGACTTCACGGTGAAAGCGGGGTCGATGGCCGAACACGGCGTCGAGAAGTTCCTCCGGATGCAACAGCGGGCGCTGAAGACCGCGCGACCCGTCCTCTACCTGATGGACTCCTCGGGCGGGCGGATCGACCGCCAGACCGGCTTCTTCGCCAACCGCGAGGGCATCGGCAAGTACTACTACAACCACTCGATGCTGTCGGGCCGCGTCCCGCAGATCTGCGTCCTCTACGGCCCCTGCATCGCCGGCGCCGCCTACACTCCCGTCTTCGCCGACTTCACCGTCATGGTCCGGGACATGTCGGCGATGGCCATCGCCAGCCCGCGGATGGTCGAGATGGTCACCGGCGAGGAGATCGACCTCGACGAGCTGGGCGGCCCCGACGTACACGCCCGCCACTCGGGCTCGGCGGATCTCGTCGCCGAGGACGAACACCACGCGCGCGACCTGGTCGCCCAGCTGGTCTCGTATCTCCCGGACAACAGCGACGAGAAGCCCCCGCAGACGGAGGGGCGCCCACCGGCGAAGTCGCCCGAGGGAATCGACGGCGTCGTCCCCGAGAAGCCCAACAGGGGCTACGACATGGAGCGGTTGATCGAGCGAGTCGTCGACGGGGATTCCTTCTTCGAACTCCAGCCGGAGTTCGGTCCGGAGATCCTCACCGGTTTCGCCAGGATCGACGGCCGGCCGGTCGGCGTCGTGGCCAACCAGCCCGCACAGCGAGCGGGCGCGATCTTCCCCGACGCCGCCCGCAAGGCCGCCGAGTTCGTCTGGAAGTGCGACGCCTTCGAGGTCCCCCTGCTCTATCTCTGCGACACGCCGGGCTTCATGGCCGGCTCCGGCGTCGAGAAGGAGGGGATCCTCGAAGCGGGCAAGAAGATGATCTACGCCACCTCCGCCGCGACGGTGCCCAAGCAGTGCGTCGTCGTCAGGAAGGCCTACGGCGCCGGTATCTACGCCATGTCCGGGCCCGCCTACGACCCCGAGTCGACCGTCGGCCTTCCGTCCGGCGAGATCGCCATCATGGGTCCCGAGGCGGCGATCAACGCCGTCTACGCGAACAAGCTCGACGACATCGACGACCCCGAGGAGCGCGAGCGCCGCGAGCGGGAGCTCCGGGAGGCGTACCGCGAGGACATCGACGTGCATCGGATGGCCAGCGAAGTCGTCATCGACGAGATCGTCCCACCGAGCGACCTGCGCGAGGAGTTGGCCGCCCGGTTCGCCTTCTACGAGTCCGTCGAGAAGGAGCGACCGGACAAGAAACACGGCACGGTCCTCTGA